Proteins found in one Salvia splendens isolate huo1 chromosome 10, SspV2, whole genome shotgun sequence genomic segment:
- the LOC121750686 gene encoding uncharacterized protein LOC121750686 isoform X1 yields MNSTNPEISWKPVTKGRRTQKSVARSLNSVVKAGNSISPKRVGDFSGSDSDKFGEVIIGQATSGKSENVPLKKRRHLLQSPSPHPWTSSLHNQDSAPKRTRSCSPLLEDHVQLQYPNCSSVIDCAGDFSGIELLAAAASMDADNDDADKKDIVPDDTTIQKNSDASSSATQSEQGLKNNKPSLSNIDVLGANVESQADNSAAASRSLLTGCLDNDTMPKVSREHWDLNTPMDAWGEPCDDSIAGGTVKDVNEGMHEEESENHFADQLLAKPTGTPVQTSSLKVVEDKSTAVSEDGICSVPPLEQNLHEPPNVICPHIAGDTSHQSCEEDPDCRNSFQASNCASEMKTLNQVTSSDVIVGSSPFSMLVSEDKNNATMLRDEDSSFNISECERSAALDGSHTGTDEVNTHDTTASESAIVVQPKDIEVFKRTSELPGTFTIDAQPIASTDSNKQIDWSLLSSSTIADCKQYSEVAEHVIEQDKDSNLPKSQSKRAVVEDTSKTCSAGTRSKGPTAVETIGRVLEGQHNSDVFGGSHVDMVDGDDSTGFKEGYDSPYEDGELRGSCLYSWEENEMENESVDYESDGRNGAGSDTADFYHGSEIVEGGSEGSHGTQRNLSLKLSPEDKSKSGPVNHSLNGHVAKNEFDNNEIVGKGSNAGSGSTVEQCMEMTMESNDGMRRLQLLDHKDAVNVRVTCIEEYASKSARGKLQSRIEGRSSADGTDVKDAFFIQQSRSRRLADAYPRPERHASPDRYLGRYRSAIPGDRDGVHQWASWGSRRRYTTNYQGGEGRNHTRPRSKTGESANKIDRVDYHESRQTNYLSKGLHKPFMRRSPVERDEYFGVGRRIPMTRGGGNCRGRGRYSMRPSRDFVEEFEPLPEDAGPPVRMPRSFSRREHSFSPCSGRQTHMPVTRRRSRSRSRTRSPRAWHPQRERTLGARRLSRSPDFRSEARMERMRMHFPKSTFPTDYGEDYISLSRGRFSPQRNSRWVEERNFADSNNLRRRRSPVSVFRRTQRFDDVGSSGRMKSEEYFRPMMQPGRFSFMGNGGREYKLDSNYDDRRRDDSGETSHRGVHPDDVRRFRQNAVGGDFEAKKLNNEEAPQSQQQGEREDKKAALKI; encoded by the exons ATGAACTCCACCAATCCAGAAATAAGTTGGAAACCAGTGACAAAAGGGCGACGCACACAGAAGTCAGTTGCCAGAAGCTTGAATAGTGTTGTAAAAGCAGGAAATTCTATAAGccccaaaagagttggagattTCTCAGGGTCTGATTCTGACAAG TTCGGCGAAGTGATTATTGGACAGGCAACCTCTGGAAAATCAGAAAATGTTCCTCTCAAGAAAAGAAGGCATTTACTTCAATCGCCATCACCTCATCCCTGGACATCCTCTCTACACAATCAAGATTCTGCTCCCAAGAGAACACGCTCTTGTTCACCACTTTTGGAAGATCACGTGCAACTTCAGTATCCTAACTGTTCCTCAG TAATTGATTGTGCAGGGGACTTCTCGGGAATTGAACTGCTTGCAGCGGCTGCTAGCATGGATGCCGACAACGATGATGCAGATAAAAAGGATATTGTTCCAGATGACACTACAATCCAAAAGAACTCTGATGCATCAAGTTCTGCCACTCAGTCTGAACAAGGTTTAAAAAATAACAAGCCATCTTTGAGTAACATTGATGTCCTTGGAGCTAATGTCGAGTCCCAAGCCGACAATTCTGCTGCTGCTTCTCGTAGCTTGCTAACTGGCTGCCTAGACAATGACACCATGCCAAAGGTAAGCCGAGAGCATTGGGATTTGAATACTCCAATGGATGCTTGGGGCGAACCATGTGATGATTCAATTGCTGGGGGCACTGTAAAGGATGTCAATGAAGGCATGCATGAGGAAGAGAGTGAGAACCATTTTGCAGATCAGTTACTAGCTAAGCCGACTGGCACTCCAGTTCAGACATCAAGTCTAAAAGTAGTAGAAGATAAGTCAACAGCAGTTTCAGAAGATGGAATTTGCAGTGTGCCTCCTCTCGAACAAAATTTGCATGAACCACCAAATGTTATCTGTCCTCATATTGCCGGAGATACTTCCCATCAATCTTGTGAAGAGGATCCTGATTGTAGAAACTCATTTCAGGCTTCTAATTGTGCATCTGAAATGAAAACATTGAATCAGGTTACAAGCTCGGATGTCATTGTCGGCAGTTCTCCTTTCAGCATGTTAGTGTCTGAAGATAAAAACAATGCTACTATGCTACGGGATGAAGATTCTTCTTTTAACATCAGTGAATGTGAGAGAAGTGCAGCTCTAGACGGAAGTCATACTGGCACTGATGAAGTCAATACTCATGACACAACCGCTTCTGAATCTGCAATTGTTGTCCAGCCTAAAGATATAGAAGTTTTCAAGAGGACTTCTGAATTACCTG GCACCTTCACTATAGATGCTCAACCTATTGCAAGTACTGATTCAAATAAACAAATTGATTGGTCCCTTCTTTCGAGTTCTACAATAGCTGATTGCAAGCAGTACTCAGAAGTAGCTGAACATGTTATTGAGCAAGACAAGGATAGTAATCTTCCTAAATCACAATCGAAGAGAGCTGTGGTGGAGGATACTAGCAAGACTTGTAGTGCTGGAACAAGAAGTAAAGGACCCACTGCTGTTGAAACTATTGGACGTGTGCTTGAAGGCCAACACAATTCAGATGTTTTCGGGGGCAGCCATGTTGACATGGTTGATGGAGATGACTCGACTGGTTTCAAGGAAGGGTATGATTCTCCATATGAGGATGGGGAGCTGAGGGGTTCTTGTTTGTACTCATGGGAGGAAAATGAGATGGAAAATGAGTCTGTTGACTATGAATCTGATGGCAGGAATGGAGCTGGTTCTGATACTGCTGACTTCTACCATGGGTCTGAGATAGTTGAAGGTGGTTCTGAGGGTTCCCATGGAACTCAGAGAAATTTGTCCCTGAAATTATCTCCAGAAGATAAAAGTAAGAGTGGACCAGTTAACCATTCCTTGAATGGCCATGTTGCTAAAAATGAGTTTGACAATAACGAGATAGTTGGAAAGGGATCAAATGCTGGGTCTGGTTCTACGGTTGAACAGTGCATGGAAATGACAATGGAGTCGAATGATGGAATGCGAAGATTACAGTTGCTTGATCACAAAGATGCTGTAAATGTTAGGGTGACCTGCATTGAAGAATATGCATCAAAGTCTGCCAGGGGAAAGCTTCAATCCCGGATTGAAGGACGGTCATCTGCAGATGGTACTGATGTGAAGGATGCTTTCTTTATACAGCAATCCAG ATCACGTCGTCTTGCTGATGCATATCCTCGGCCGGAAAGGCATGCGAGTCCTGATAGATATCTGGGTCGATATAGATCTGCTATTCCCGGTGATAGAGATGGAGTTCATCAATGGGCATCATGGGGTTCGAGAAGGCGCTATACCACAAATTATCAGGGAGGTGAGGGTCGTAACCACACCAGGCCAAGAAGTAAAACTGGCGAATCTGCAAACAAGATTGATCGGGTGGACTACCATGAATCAAGGCAGACTAATTATTTATCAAAAGGCTTGCATAAGCCATTCATGAGGAGATCACCAGTGGAGAGGGATGAATATTTTGGTGTAGGTAGAAGAATACCAATGACACGGGGAGGGGGCAACTGCAGAGGCAGGGGACGTTATTCGATGCGTCCAAGTAGAGATTTTGTGGAAGAGTTTGAGCCTCTGCCCGAGGATGCAGGTCCACCTGTTCGCATGCCACGCAGTTTCTCAAGAAGAGAACACAGtttttctccatgttctggtaGACAGACGCACATGCCCGTCACCCGGAGGAGATCTCGTTCAAGATCTAGAACACGTTCACCCAGGGCATGGCATCCGCAAAGAGAAAGGACTTTGGGCGCTAGAAGACTCAGCAGGTCTCCTGATTTTCGGTCTGAGGCTAGGATGGAGAGAATGAGGATGCATTTCCCGAAGTCAACGTTTCCAACTGATTATGGAGAGGATTACATATCCCTGTCGAGAGGTCGTTTCTCTCCTCAAAGGAACTCCCGATGGGTTGAGGAGCGTAATTTTGCAGATTCTAACAATTTAAGGAGGAGAAGATCACCTGTTAGTGTATTCAGGCGTACTCAAAGGTTTGATGATGTGGGGTCTTCGGGGAGAATGAAGTCGGAGGAGTACTTCAGACCTATGATGCAACCTGGGAGGTTCTCTTTTATGGGGAATGGTGGTCGGGAATACAAATTGGATTCAAACTATGATGATAGAAGGCGTGATGATAGTGGGGAGACGAGCCACCGAGGTGTGCACCCGGATGATGTGAGGCGGTTTCGGCAGAATGCAGTTGGTGGTGATTTTGAGGCGAAGAAGTTGAATAACGAGGAGGCGCCTCAGAGCCAGCAGCAGGGTGAGAGGGAGGATAAGAAGGCAGCATTGAAGATCTGA
- the LOC121750686 gene encoding uncharacterized protein LOC121750686 isoform X2, translating to MNSTNPEISWKPVTKGRRTQKSVARSLNSVVKAGNSISPKRVGDFSGSDSDKFGEVIIGQATSGKSENVPLKKRRHLLQSPSPHPWTSSLHNQDSAPKRTRSCSPLLEDHVQLQYPNCSSGDFSGIELLAAAASMDADNDDADKKDIVPDDTTIQKNSDASSSATQSEQGLKNNKPSLSNIDVLGANVESQADNSAAASRSLLTGCLDNDTMPKVSREHWDLNTPMDAWGEPCDDSIAGGTVKDVNEGMHEEESENHFADQLLAKPTGTPVQTSSLKVVEDKSTAVSEDGICSVPPLEQNLHEPPNVICPHIAGDTSHQSCEEDPDCRNSFQASNCASEMKTLNQVTSSDVIVGSSPFSMLVSEDKNNATMLRDEDSSFNISECERSAALDGSHTGTDEVNTHDTTASESAIVVQPKDIEVFKRTSELPGTFTIDAQPIASTDSNKQIDWSLLSSSTIADCKQYSEVAEHVIEQDKDSNLPKSQSKRAVVEDTSKTCSAGTRSKGPTAVETIGRVLEGQHNSDVFGGSHVDMVDGDDSTGFKEGYDSPYEDGELRGSCLYSWEENEMENESVDYESDGRNGAGSDTADFYHGSEIVEGGSEGSHGTQRNLSLKLSPEDKSKSGPVNHSLNGHVAKNEFDNNEIVGKGSNAGSGSTVEQCMEMTMESNDGMRRLQLLDHKDAVNVRVTCIEEYASKSARGKLQSRIEGRSSADGTDVKDAFFIQQSRSRRLADAYPRPERHASPDRYLGRYRSAIPGDRDGVHQWASWGSRRRYTTNYQGGEGRNHTRPRSKTGESANKIDRVDYHESRQTNYLSKGLHKPFMRRSPVERDEYFGVGRRIPMTRGGGNCRGRGRYSMRPSRDFVEEFEPLPEDAGPPVRMPRSFSRREHSFSPCSGRQTHMPVTRRRSRSRSRTRSPRAWHPQRERTLGARRLSRSPDFRSEARMERMRMHFPKSTFPTDYGEDYISLSRGRFSPQRNSRWVEERNFADSNNLRRRRSPVSVFRRTQRFDDVGSSGRMKSEEYFRPMMQPGRFSFMGNGGREYKLDSNYDDRRRDDSGETSHRGVHPDDVRRFRQNAVGGDFEAKKLNNEEAPQSQQQGEREDKKAALKI from the exons ATGAACTCCACCAATCCAGAAATAAGTTGGAAACCAGTGACAAAAGGGCGACGCACACAGAAGTCAGTTGCCAGAAGCTTGAATAGTGTTGTAAAAGCAGGAAATTCTATAAGccccaaaagagttggagattTCTCAGGGTCTGATTCTGACAAG TTCGGCGAAGTGATTATTGGACAGGCAACCTCTGGAAAATCAGAAAATGTTCCTCTCAAGAAAAGAAGGCATTTACTTCAATCGCCATCACCTCATCCCTGGACATCCTCTCTACACAATCAAGATTCTGCTCCCAAGAGAACACGCTCTTGTTCACCACTTTTGGAAGATCACGTGCAACTTCAGTATCCTAACTGTTCCTCAG GGGACTTCTCGGGAATTGAACTGCTTGCAGCGGCTGCTAGCATGGATGCCGACAACGATGATGCAGATAAAAAGGATATTGTTCCAGATGACACTACAATCCAAAAGAACTCTGATGCATCAAGTTCTGCCACTCAGTCTGAACAAGGTTTAAAAAATAACAAGCCATCTTTGAGTAACATTGATGTCCTTGGAGCTAATGTCGAGTCCCAAGCCGACAATTCTGCTGCTGCTTCTCGTAGCTTGCTAACTGGCTGCCTAGACAATGACACCATGCCAAAGGTAAGCCGAGAGCATTGGGATTTGAATACTCCAATGGATGCTTGGGGCGAACCATGTGATGATTCAATTGCTGGGGGCACTGTAAAGGATGTCAATGAAGGCATGCATGAGGAAGAGAGTGAGAACCATTTTGCAGATCAGTTACTAGCTAAGCCGACTGGCACTCCAGTTCAGACATCAAGTCTAAAAGTAGTAGAAGATAAGTCAACAGCAGTTTCAGAAGATGGAATTTGCAGTGTGCCTCCTCTCGAACAAAATTTGCATGAACCACCAAATGTTATCTGTCCTCATATTGCCGGAGATACTTCCCATCAATCTTGTGAAGAGGATCCTGATTGTAGAAACTCATTTCAGGCTTCTAATTGTGCATCTGAAATGAAAACATTGAATCAGGTTACAAGCTCGGATGTCATTGTCGGCAGTTCTCCTTTCAGCATGTTAGTGTCTGAAGATAAAAACAATGCTACTATGCTACGGGATGAAGATTCTTCTTTTAACATCAGTGAATGTGAGAGAAGTGCAGCTCTAGACGGAAGTCATACTGGCACTGATGAAGTCAATACTCATGACACAACCGCTTCTGAATCTGCAATTGTTGTCCAGCCTAAAGATATAGAAGTTTTCAAGAGGACTTCTGAATTACCTG GCACCTTCACTATAGATGCTCAACCTATTGCAAGTACTGATTCAAATAAACAAATTGATTGGTCCCTTCTTTCGAGTTCTACAATAGCTGATTGCAAGCAGTACTCAGAAGTAGCTGAACATGTTATTGAGCAAGACAAGGATAGTAATCTTCCTAAATCACAATCGAAGAGAGCTGTGGTGGAGGATACTAGCAAGACTTGTAGTGCTGGAACAAGAAGTAAAGGACCCACTGCTGTTGAAACTATTGGACGTGTGCTTGAAGGCCAACACAATTCAGATGTTTTCGGGGGCAGCCATGTTGACATGGTTGATGGAGATGACTCGACTGGTTTCAAGGAAGGGTATGATTCTCCATATGAGGATGGGGAGCTGAGGGGTTCTTGTTTGTACTCATGGGAGGAAAATGAGATGGAAAATGAGTCTGTTGACTATGAATCTGATGGCAGGAATGGAGCTGGTTCTGATACTGCTGACTTCTACCATGGGTCTGAGATAGTTGAAGGTGGTTCTGAGGGTTCCCATGGAACTCAGAGAAATTTGTCCCTGAAATTATCTCCAGAAGATAAAAGTAAGAGTGGACCAGTTAACCATTCCTTGAATGGCCATGTTGCTAAAAATGAGTTTGACAATAACGAGATAGTTGGAAAGGGATCAAATGCTGGGTCTGGTTCTACGGTTGAACAGTGCATGGAAATGACAATGGAGTCGAATGATGGAATGCGAAGATTACAGTTGCTTGATCACAAAGATGCTGTAAATGTTAGGGTGACCTGCATTGAAGAATATGCATCAAAGTCTGCCAGGGGAAAGCTTCAATCCCGGATTGAAGGACGGTCATCTGCAGATGGTACTGATGTGAAGGATGCTTTCTTTATACAGCAATCCAG ATCACGTCGTCTTGCTGATGCATATCCTCGGCCGGAAAGGCATGCGAGTCCTGATAGATATCTGGGTCGATATAGATCTGCTATTCCCGGTGATAGAGATGGAGTTCATCAATGGGCATCATGGGGTTCGAGAAGGCGCTATACCACAAATTATCAGGGAGGTGAGGGTCGTAACCACACCAGGCCAAGAAGTAAAACTGGCGAATCTGCAAACAAGATTGATCGGGTGGACTACCATGAATCAAGGCAGACTAATTATTTATCAAAAGGCTTGCATAAGCCATTCATGAGGAGATCACCAGTGGAGAGGGATGAATATTTTGGTGTAGGTAGAAGAATACCAATGACACGGGGAGGGGGCAACTGCAGAGGCAGGGGACGTTATTCGATGCGTCCAAGTAGAGATTTTGTGGAAGAGTTTGAGCCTCTGCCCGAGGATGCAGGTCCACCTGTTCGCATGCCACGCAGTTTCTCAAGAAGAGAACACAGtttttctccatgttctggtaGACAGACGCACATGCCCGTCACCCGGAGGAGATCTCGTTCAAGATCTAGAACACGTTCACCCAGGGCATGGCATCCGCAAAGAGAAAGGACTTTGGGCGCTAGAAGACTCAGCAGGTCTCCTGATTTTCGGTCTGAGGCTAGGATGGAGAGAATGAGGATGCATTTCCCGAAGTCAACGTTTCCAACTGATTATGGAGAGGATTACATATCCCTGTCGAGAGGTCGTTTCTCTCCTCAAAGGAACTCCCGATGGGTTGAGGAGCGTAATTTTGCAGATTCTAACAATTTAAGGAGGAGAAGATCACCTGTTAGTGTATTCAGGCGTACTCAAAGGTTTGATGATGTGGGGTCTTCGGGGAGAATGAAGTCGGAGGAGTACTTCAGACCTATGATGCAACCTGGGAGGTTCTCTTTTATGGGGAATGGTGGTCGGGAATACAAATTGGATTCAAACTATGATGATAGAAGGCGTGATGATAGTGGGGAGACGAGCCACCGAGGTGTGCACCCGGATGATGTGAGGCGGTTTCGGCAGAATGCAGTTGGTGGTGATTTTGAGGCGAAGAAGTTGAATAACGAGGAGGCGCCTCAGAGCCAGCAGCAGGGTGAGAGGGAGGATAAGAAGGCAGCATTGAAGATCTGA